One genomic window of Pecten maximus chromosome 3, xPecMax1.1, whole genome shotgun sequence includes the following:
- the LOC117324121 gene encoding membrane progestin receptor alpha-B-like produces the protein MASKKDTIDHIYDFSDYIRTSFSEFLKLQPTLHRDDVPFILHEPAIVKYYRPTNQQWRYYLISLFQIHNETVNVWTHLIGFSIMWWILGELSADYDVWTERHSWPMLVFGMCCVISTMTSACVHLLHSRSVYHHYSFFMIDYIGATMYSFGSGIQAFYACSDKGTYEYVGSMYLPTMTIVTWLNFVVLCISKLMFGHNPCDVRRKLVMISMMTIQAAIVTLPFGPRYYRCYLSDTCSFSSLNHLTVSWILFASCAFFFGSHLPEKLCPGKCDVLGQGHQIFHVISVVNQMWQFHSMRLDLSSGASDHTEPDIVNIMAAFSVLFLLDTISYILFKKLIPPFAKEEKQS, from the coding sequence ATGGCGAGTAAGAAAGATACCATTGACCACATTTACGATTTCTCGGATTACATTCGGACCTCGTTCTCGGAGTTTTTAAAGCTGCAGCCAACACTTCATAGAGACGATGTTCCATTTATACTTCACGAACCCGCCATCGTTAAGTACTACAGACCGACCAATCAGCAATGGCGATACTACCTGATCAGCCTCTTCCAGATTCACAACGAGACCGTCAATGTATGGACACACTTGATTGGCTTTAGTATCATGTGGTGGATTCTGGGAGAATTATCTGCCGACTATGATGTATGGACAGAACGTCACTCATGGCCTATGCTGGTGTTCGGAATGTGTTGTGTGATATCTACAATGACTAGTGCATGCGTCCATCTGCTCCACTCTCGATCTGTATATCACCACTACAGTTTCTTTATGATTGACTATATCGGGGCTACTATGTACTCATTCGGTTCGGGAATACAAGCGTTTTACGCATGCTCGGATAAAGGTACGTACGAGTACGTAGGGTCGATGTACCTGCCGACAATGACGATTGTGACATGGCTTAACTTCGTTGTACTTTGTATTTCTAAGTTAATGTTCGGTCACAATCCATGTGACGTCAGAAGAAAGCTTGTAATGATATCGATGATGACGATACAGGCCGCAATCGTCACACTTCCGTTTGGACCTCGCTACTATCGGTGCTACCTAAGCGATACGTGTTCCTTCTCTTCTCTTAATCACCTAACTGTTAGTTGGATTTTATTTGCCTCTTGTGCATTTTTCTTTGGAAGCCATTTACCAGAAAAACTATGTCCAGGCAAATGTGACGTcctaggtcaaggtcaccagaTCTTCCATGTGATCAGTGTTGTCAATCAAATGTGGCAATTTCATTCCATGAGGCTTGACCTTTCGTCTGGAGCATCCGATCACACCGAACCCGATATAGTGAATATCATGGCTGCATTCTCGGTGCTTTTTCTGTTGGACACAATTTCGTATATACTGTTTAAGAAACTAATACCTCCCTTTGCCAAGGAAGAAAAACAATCTTAA